In Paenibacillus algicola, a genomic segment contains:
- a CDS encoding sigma factor G inhibitor Gin, giving the protein MEEMAGQVCIVCSQIKQEGITIVSQFVCEDCESEIVHTNAEDAKYQYFIHRLKQIAVTH; this is encoded by the coding sequence ATGGAAGAGATGGCGGGACAAGTGTGCATCGTATGCAGCCAGATCAAGCAGGAGGGAATCACGATTGTTTCTCAGTTCGTCTGTGAAGATTGTGAGTCCGAAATCGTGCATACGAACGCAGAGGATGCGAAGTATCAGTACTTTATTCATCGTTTGAAGCAAATTGCTGTAACACATTGA
- a CDS encoding aminotransferase class I/II-fold pyridoxal phosphate-dependent enzyme, protein MSIEYKDAQLRNKESAPLWEALQNYRQKGRASFHVPGHKNGKAYMGVTGADLLMDVLSVDVTEITGTDDLHQPDGVILEAQRLAADCFGAEESFFLVGGSTVGNLAMILTVCAQPGDLILVQRNVHKSVLNGLMLAGAQAVFLDPEVDAGSGLAIAPSLAAGSAALSAYPKAKGVLLTMPNYYGMGTDLTAWSELCHAAGIPLLVDEAHGAHYGQHPDLPRHALSCGADVVVQSTHKMLAAMTMGAMLHVQGPRLDRALLRQRLAMVQSSSPSYPVMGSLDLARRLIHAQGPSAFTAGLAAVNTFKRGLAQLPRLGLLQPPQPRTPAAASAAGGQDPPPQAGPAAYTHQDPFKAVIYDRTGALSGFALQRALEERGCVPEMSDEHHVVLLFTLGSTEEDAKHLLQALQHMVEEDLGEQPADSNEEPDQLSSSDSSPLVQSPQELQRTDSNEEPDQISSADSSPPVQSPQELQRLDSNEEPVQISSAAPSPPVQSPQELQRTDSNEEPDQISSADSSPQLRHPATHDVSTWNIFEAQSYSEPVAFHLGTLDPKELTALPPEQCAGEIAGETIVPYPPGIPLLYAGERITPKQAKRLVRLKDLGAKCQGAADPALRTILVRNTSGKQVTS, encoded by the coding sequence ATGTCGATAGAGTACAAGGATGCTCAACTACGAAATAAAGAGAGTGCCCCCTTATGGGAGGCTTTGCAGAATTACCGCCAGAAGGGAAGAGCCTCGTTTCATGTGCCGGGACATAAGAACGGAAAGGCCTATATGGGGGTGACTGGGGCTGATCTATTGATGGATGTCCTTTCTGTCGATGTGACAGAGATTACGGGAACCGATGATTTGCATCAGCCGGACGGTGTTATTTTGGAAGCACAACGACTAGCTGCGGATTGCTTTGGGGCGGAGGAGAGTTTTTTTCTGGTGGGGGGAAGTACGGTCGGTAATCTGGCGATGATTCTGACGGTATGCGCGCAGCCTGGGGATTTGATTCTGGTTCAGCGCAATGTGCACAAGTCAGTGCTGAACGGACTGATGCTCGCAGGAGCACAGGCTGTTTTTCTGGATCCGGAGGTGGATGCAGGGAGCGGTCTGGCTATTGCCCCGTCGCTGGCAGCAGGGAGTGCTGCGCTGTCTGCCTACCCAAAGGCCAAGGGTGTGCTGCTGACGATGCCCAATTATTATGGTATGGGTACGGATCTGACGGCATGGAGCGAGCTTTGTCATGCGGCGGGGATCCCTTTGCTGGTGGATGAAGCACATGGCGCACATTATGGCCAGCATCCTGATCTGCCTCGGCACGCCTTGTCATGCGGAGCAGATGTCGTTGTGCAGTCGACGCACAAAATGCTTGCCGCCATGACGATGGGCGCCATGCTGCACGTGCAGGGACCGCGGTTGGACCGCGCCCTGCTGCGCCAGCGCCTCGCCATGGTGCAAAGCTCGAGCCCATCCTATCCGGTAATGGGCTCGCTCGATCTGGCCCGGCGCCTGATCCATGCGCAGGGCCCAAGTGCCTTCACGGCGGGGCTCGCCGCCGTGAACACCTTCAAGCGCGGCCTCGCACAGCTGCCGCGCCTGGGGCTGCTGCAGCCGCCGCAGCCCCGCACCCCCGCCGCCGCAAGCGCGGCCGGCGGACAAGACCCGCCGCCGCAAGCTGGGCCGGCGGCGTACACGCATCAGGACCCCTTCAAAGCGGTCATATATGACCGCACGGGGGCCCTGAGCGGCTTTGCACTTCAGCGCGCGCTAGAGGAGCGCGGCTGTGTGCCGGAGATGAGCGACGAGCATCACGTCGTTCTGCTCTTTACGCTTGGCTCCACGGAGGAGGATGCCAAGCACCTCTTACAGGCTCTGCAGCATATGGTGGAGGAAGACCTGGGCGAACAGCCAGCAGACTCCAATGAGGAGCCCGATCAGCTCAGCTCGTCTGACTCCTCACCTCTGGTGCAGTCGCCGCAGGAGCTGCAACGGACAGACTCCAATGAGGAGCCCGATCAGATCAGTTCAGCTGACTCCTCACCTCCGGTGCAGTCGCCGCAGGAACTGCAACGGCTAGACTCCAATGAGGAGCCCGTTCAGATCAGTTCGGCTGCGCCCTCACCTCCGGTGCAGTCGCCGCAGGAGCTGCAACGGACAGACTCCAATGAGGAGCCCGATCAGATCAGTTCGGCTGACTCCTCACCTCAACTTAGGCACCCGGCGACTCACGATGTTTCCACGTGGAACATTTTTGAAGCCCAAAGCTATAGTGAGCCGGTGGCATTTCATCTGGGCACACTGGATCCGAAGGAACTGACAGCCTTGCCGCCGGAGCAGTGTGCTGGAGAGATTGCCGGAGAGACGATCGTCCCATACCCGCCAGGAATTCCGCTGCTGTATGCGGGGGAGCGGATTACCCCGAAGCAGGCGAAGCGGCTTGTCCGGTTAAAAGATCTAGGAGCGAAATGCCAAGGTGCGGCGGATCCGGCACTGCGCACCATCCTAGTGCGAAATACTTCAGGAAAGCAGGTTACGTCATGA
- the tmk gene encoding dTMP kinase, protein MNRKPMFITIEGGEGSGKTTMVGRLAAYFQNHSIPYLITREPGGIEIAEKIRSLILDPSHTEMDARTEALLYAAARRQHLVEKVEPALANGLTVLCDRFVDSSLVYQGLGRGIGMEEVWRLNQFAIEDRMPDLTLLLDLDPETGLSRIAANEEREYNRLDMESLEFHRKVREGYRQVAQRDPERIRIIDASRPPALVEKELIRALESTVLKGF, encoded by the coding sequence ATGAACCGCAAACCCATGTTTATTACGATTGAGGGAGGTGAGGGCTCCGGAAAAACAACGATGGTTGGCCGTTTAGCAGCTTATTTTCAAAACCATTCCATTCCTTATTTAATCACCAGAGAGCCCGGAGGCATCGAGATTGCGGAGAAGATACGATCACTCATCCTGGATCCCAGCCATACAGAGATGGATGCCCGGACCGAGGCACTGTTGTATGCAGCCGCCAGAAGGCAGCATCTCGTCGAGAAGGTAGAGCCAGCCTTAGCCAACGGTCTGACCGTACTATGTGATCGCTTCGTAGATAGCAGTCTGGTATATCAAGGCCTTGGACGAGGGATCGGGATGGAAGAGGTATGGAGACTGAACCAGTTTGCTATTGAAGACCGCATGCCGGATCTGACACTGCTGCTCGATCTGGACCCGGAGACCGGACTGTCGCGCATTGCAGCCAATGAAGAGCGTGAGTACAACCGCCTGGATATGGAAAGCCTTGAATTTCACCGCAAGGTGAGGGAAGGGTATCGACAGGTGGCGCAGAGAGATCCGGAACGAATCCGGATTATTGATGCATCCAGGCCGCCGGCCCTCGTTGAAAAAGAGCTCATACGAGCGCTGGAAAGCACAGTATTAAAGGGTTTTTGA
- a CDS encoding cyclic-di-AMP receptor, producing the protein MKLIVAIVQDKDSNRLSAGLVKANFRATKLASTGGFLKAGNTTFMIGVDDTQVESVMNVIRNSCKVREQLVTPVTPMSGTTDSYLPLPVEVQVGGATVFVLPVERFEHF; encoded by the coding sequence ATGAAATTGATCGTGGCGATTGTACAGGATAAGGACAGCAACCGTCTGTCGGCCGGTCTGGTTAAAGCAAATTTTCGGGCAACGAAGCTGGCCAGTACCGGAGGCTTTCTGAAAGCGGGCAATACGACGTTTATGATCGGGGTCGATGATACGCAGGTAGAAAGCGTGATGAACGTCATTCGCAATAGCTGTAAGGTACGTGAGCAGCTGGTTACGCCGGTAACCCCGATGAGCGGGACGACCGATTCGTATCTGCCGCTTCCTGTCGAGGTGCAGGTGGGCGGAGCTACTGTGTTCGTGCTTCCTGTTGAGCGGTTTGAGCATTTCTAA
- a CDS encoding YaaR family protein: MKINPGFRPLKSELTTADNNAKPVQQKSFSDIMYQQGEKATNEELSRQMREIAMQGERLARVMTIRELKAYRFMVKRFLEETVRRGVKMKETRGWDRRGRSKRYNVIDEIDSLLLAMADELLESEQGKIELLSKIGEIRGMLINLAF, encoded by the coding sequence ATGAAAATCAATCCAGGCTTTCGACCTCTAAAAAGCGAGCTGACCACTGCGGACAATAATGCCAAGCCGGTGCAGCAGAAATCCTTCTCGGATATTATGTACCAGCAGGGAGAAAAGGCTACGAATGAGGAATTAAGCCGGCAGATGCGGGAAATTGCAATGCAGGGCGAGCGCCTGGCGAGAGTCATGACGATCCGCGAATTAAAGGCCTACCGATTCATGGTGAAGCGATTTCTGGAAGAAACCGTCCGCCGGGGCGTAAAGATGAAGGAAACCCGCGGGTGGGACCGCCGGGGAAGAAGCAAGCGTTACAACGTAATTGATGAGATTGATTCCCTGCTGCTGGCGATGGCAGACGAGCTGCTGGAGAGTGAGCAGGGCAAGATTGAGCTGTTGAGCAAGATCGGAGAAATCCGCGGAATGCTTATTAATTTAGCTTTTTAG
- the holB gene encoding DNA polymerase III subunit delta' — MSFNDILGQEAAKQLLQNAMRRKAISHAYLFSGPTGAGQLEMAVMFAKALFCTEESDDACGKCLECRKVDHGNHPDLTMISPDGASIKIDQIRELQRIFSYRSQQNHPKVYIIEHADKMTVQAANSLLKFLEEPQLPAVAILIAENGQALLPTIQSRVQKVPFRALDSAMMEQVLIAEEYPAALVRCAVHLASGLEGCRAILNENWFAEIRNVMLQLGKESVNRSGMAMITASQKVFRTGLSEHLDMLFSLFHLWFKDMINVQYGRQDCLVFIDQAEFITGHASARSTSQWVSCMDLAAECQKKLRYNVNGQLCLEQLLLGMGEAPA; from the coding sequence ATGTCTTTTAACGATATATTGGGGCAGGAGGCTGCCAAGCAGCTGCTTCAAAATGCCATGCGGCGCAAGGCCATCAGTCACGCTTATTTGTTCAGCGGGCCCACGGGTGCGGGACAGCTGGAGATGGCCGTGATGTTTGCAAAAGCGCTCTTTTGTACAGAGGAGAGTGATGATGCCTGCGGCAAGTGCCTGGAGTGCCGGAAGGTCGATCATGGCAACCATCCGGATCTGACGATGATCTCGCCGGATGGCGCCAGCATAAAGATTGACCAAATCCGCGAGCTTCAGCGGATTTTTTCATACCGCTCGCAGCAGAATCATCCCAAGGTTTATATTATCGAGCATGCTGACAAAATGACGGTTCAAGCCGCCAACAGCCTGCTGAAATTTCTGGAAGAGCCGCAGCTGCCTGCCGTGGCCATTTTGATCGCCGAGAATGGACAGGCACTGCTGCCTACGATTCAATCCCGGGTGCAGAAGGTCCCTTTCAGGGCGCTGGATTCCGCGATGATGGAACAGGTGCTGATTGCTGAGGAATATCCTGCAGCCCTTGTCCGGTGCGCCGTTCATCTGGCCTCCGGATTAGAGGGCTGCAGAGCAATTTTAAATGAGAATTGGTTTGCAGAAATTAGAAACGTAATGTTACAATTAGGGAAGGAGTCTGTGAACCGCTCCGGCATGGCTATGATCACAGCAAGCCAGAAGGTGTTCAGAACCGGACTCTCGGAGCATTTGGACATGCTCTTCAGCCTGTTTCATTTATGGTTTAAAGACATGATCAATGTCCAGTACGGCAGGCAGGATTGCCTCGTTTTTATAGATCAGGCTGAGTTCATCACCGGTCATGCTTCAGCCCGTAGCACATCACAATGGGTCTCCTGCATGGATTTGGCCGCAGAGTGTCAGAAGAAATTACGCTACAACGTCAACGGACAGCTCTGTCTCGAGCAATTGTTATTGGGGATGGGCGAAGCTCCGGCGTGA